The Accipiter gentilis chromosome 8, bAccGen1.1, whole genome shotgun sequence genomic sequence TATGTGAATACCTTTTGTTTAAACTTATGCTGCTTGTTGCACATACGTTTCTGTACCTAATTTATAGCATTGTTTCCTTTTATGAAATGATTGGTTTTACTCAATGAACAACTACATTATTGTCTGATCTCAGGAAGTTTCATACAGTTACTGTGACTACAGTCATCACTGTACTTCTAGGGCATACAGACTctacacagaaattaaattggTGTAAGCAATGTGAAACCTAAAATGGAAATGTAGGACAGCAAAAGGTTAAAGACACTGCAGTTGCATGTATGCTTGGCTATGTGTCACTAAATGCAGACATCACATCTTGGAGAAGTACAGTATGTAGTTCATGTTTCCATCACATAATTAAGTTACTGTACTTTTTAAGTATGAATGATAGGGAAAACACAATGATCAAAAGAGGTACTGCGTAAATACATACAGTAATGTATTTATATCTAAGCTTTCTTTaactaaggaggaaaaaacctgaaattgGATACAAAATTTGTAAAACTGAGGAATCTACGTAGATCCAAAAAACTTACTGTGTGCTTACTACACATTCTCAGTGTCTAAATGCCACTAAAATTTCAGGTAATCGATTAACACTTGGTTTGTAGAGAAACAAACCCATTTTTGAGCATGTTCTCAAATTCCCTTACTTTAATGAGTATCATGGAATTCTGTGGTTGACCTTATTTTTGAGGCTGGTTGCAATATATCAGATAGTCTTCACCCCTTCAGGGTGTCAGTAGCTCATCTGTCAATAAATGGTGGAACTGCTGTTTTAACACTTCACCATTTCAACACTTATGTTGTCGAGGTCCTATGCTGATAGGCACATCTAATGTTCCTTGACATCTGAGCCTTATGCCAGCATCAGACGTTCAGCCTCAGATTTATAAATCCTATGGATTATTGTAAGTCTCTTTACTGCTGCTGAAAATTATTTGGTCTCTCCTTTCATGTGAGATGCTAATCATCTCACTGACAATTGTTAAGGGTTTTATTGTTGTGGTGGTGTCTTTGTCTGATGATCACGCTCAAAAGCTACCGTGATTTCTTGTTCTCTTGAACTTGAAATGGCTGGTGTTTATGCTGGAGAGGAAATGGACAAACAGCTGCGTAGAGGATGGTCTCTATTTGTACTAGAAGTTCATAGTGGTTGGGAAAGAATGATGATTGACTTCTGTCTTCATTTATAGATTAAATAATGATCTGTTCAATCGAACGTTAATGGTAATGTGCAGTCTGATTATTTCAGGCTGCCTTATTCTTTGACCCATCTCTTTCACTGATCATTGGGAGTTTTTGTTTCTGTAGGTAGTACAAGTTTAGCGGGCTGGTCTCTCTACCCTTTCTGCAGGAGTCATATGCTCTGCGTTGAGCAAGAGTTGGGCCTATGACTTTGTTTGAAGGGAACTTAATGCAtcccaatatttttaaaaacaactgtaaaTTGTGTTTTTAGAATGACCACTTTTGGCTGCCACCCATCCCACATTACAACTGCTTTCTTAAACACTTCTCATTGATTTTCAtgtttgtattaaaaacaaaactgttgtTTATTACAGTGTGTATGTTTTTACTCTGTTGTACAGGACCCTGAGCACTGCATAAATAAACTTCTTATGAAAAGAGAATTTTACAACCTTAGTTTGTCAGTCCTGTTCCTCATTCATGCATATGGATTCGCGTGTGGAAAATAGGATATTTctaagaagagaaaagagggacAGGAACCTGGGGTAGCCTCTTTTGTCCTTTAAAGTATGTTGACTTTTCATTATAAATTCTGAAATAGAGAGCTCTTCTCTATATTCTTTTCAGAACCCATAATGGATGTCTGTGACACACTGGGAAAATACTTGAGCAAATTGATTCACTGGACCGTCTGTTAAGGCTGTAGCTGATCAGAGGAGTTGCTTGCACAATTTTGATGAACCATAATGtttttgaaactattttcaaggtttttttacTGGTTAAGGCATTtgcttaggaatttttttttgaagCTATAATTTGATACAAGTTCCTTTAGTACCTGGTGGTgtctgaactttaaaaaatatttcccatcCCACCGTCTAGGCCAGATTTACTCTAGCAGAGGGGACAGAATAGACATTTTGTTAAGTTACAGGGAAATCTTGATGAAGAGCTTAATGAATTCTTCCTTTAAGGAGGTAAACAAGAGACAAGAGTTCTCTGACTGGTTAAGTTACCAGAAATTGTCGTCTTTGCTCCTCTCATTCTGCTCTCTCATGGCTGGTAATCTCGGGTGAAGTAATAGTTGTTGAAGGCTCAAGAAGTACTTCCATCTGCATGTTTCACTAGATTCAGATTCGAATGTGAAATGTGCTATTAGAAAGAAGAAGTAATGATCACTTATGTATCACTCTATTCAAAGGGATTCACTACACTTAATCCTAGGACTCTATAATAAATGGGAAACTATTTTGCAAAGCACTTGCAAAGAATAAGTACATAAAATACACAAAGGAGCACTCCAAATCTTGTGTTTAAGACATGCATCAGAAACCACATTAAGACTATGTTATGCATTGAGTGAGCTAATCTCATATACCTATCAATGGACCCTAAGTGCTAATACTAACTTTTTAAATTACCAGGACTTTTTGTCATGTAAAAAGTACATCAGAGGTTCAAAAAGCAAGTCAAGAAGCCTCCACACTTTTCCAAGCTTCTGTTTTCCCAGTCTTTGTGGTGGGCAGCTGTACTAGAAACTGTCAGGGAAGAGTGGTGATCTGTAATGGCTGAGGAGACTTAAAACACGCTTCAGAGACTTCTGACAAAAAGACTAAGAGCAATTTTGTgttagaaattaaaagcaaatattacCTGAGGAAATCTGGAGCTCGTATTATCATATGCTGAAAGTCTTCCAAAGACAGCTTGCCATCGTTGTCCACATCAGCTTCATAAATCACCTTTTCACATACCAGGCTAACTTCTTCTGGGGTAAGTTCATTTCGGGTTAATTTGTTAACAGTTTTCTCTAGATCTGATTTGCATATGTAATCATCATTGTTAAAATCtgtcaaaggaaacaaaatgaattcaAAGTTACAAAAGTCAGCATTTTATATGGTTGACTGCCAAGACCTAATAGGAAGGGTTTGGTTCCCAGGCCGTAATGTATTTATGTAAATAGAACTTTCAAATTGGAAATGAAGTTATCTGTCTTTGCTTGTATAAAAATTCTGTCTTTGCTTGTATAAAAAttcaataacaaaataaaaatcctggaATTTCTCCTTTTATGCATAAGGCTACCAATTGTAAATAGTTGAATGGCTAAACATAGCTTAGCTATAATTAAATCATTCTGGCAAATCACTACTACTGAACCAAATGCAAGAAATAGTATGAAGTTAAAGGAAGAGAATGGGCTGTTCAGTTTTGGTGGGAGTTCActtttttaacatctttgctgAATCACGTACAGTTTACATTGCAAAAGAAGATTTTGTTTGCTTGATACATTGTTTGACTTTACCTGATCATAAAGGAAGTAACTGAAAAtggtactgtaaaaaaaaacaaacaacaaaaacacccaaaaaccCAGCCCACAATGAACCTTTAAATTTGTCCTTGGAGAAAAATTCTAGAAGTGTTGTTCCCTGCCTCCCACCTTCCCCTACCAAAACCACGCTACAGATTTATGGGCAGCCAAATCCCTTGTGCTGCGCTTTTCCAAGCAGCCCCTCAGACAGaagtatttcttaaatttttatcAGCTCTTGAAAACTGCAGATAATTTCAGGTTGTAAATTTTATAGTAAATCCTAATCCCAAACAAATAAGAGAAGAGACAAAAGGGTAAAGAAGACCAGAAGTTTCTAGGAGAGAGAACGGACATTCAAATGCAATGAAAAGAAAGGCTGTATTAGAAACATACCTAACTAGAAATCATTGTGGTGACAAAATGATTATTTTGCATCCCTACATGAAGCTGCAGGATTTCCACAAGGTTTATTTTTTATGCATGTCTCACTCaccataaattttaaaagcataataaGCTTTCAAGTCTCTGGGAGCCATTTCACTCAGCACTGAAAACATGTCCAAAAAATCATCTAAAGTCATATTGCCATCTCCATTCTCTGAGAAAACCTCTGCTATCCGCTGACGAAATGGATTGTCCTGGGCAACAGAACACAGGAGCAAGGGAAGGTCATCTTTACTAGCATTTCTTTCAGTGCAGATAAGACACAATTAGAGCAAGACTATTTTTGTTGTAACCCCTTTTTGGCAAATACTCCCCTTTCTGCTATTGTGTTCCTGTCTAATGTTATATTGGGTAGACACAGCTGCAGCCTTCTTTAACTTTTGTGCAATTTCAGGGTGTTTTCAGGGAATCACTAGAAGCTTCCAGAAAGACTTTTGACTTCAATAGCcaaaatttatttgtatttcagcctCCCAGCAATTAGTACtggatgaattattaaaaaaGGGTAGATTAAACTGAAATGTGTCACTTGATTCTAGTTGTATTCCTTGCTCTGTACCTTCAGCTCTGGCATGCTGCCAATGAGTTCATAGGGCAGCGTCACGTCTGGTTTATCTGTGTAGTCAAGTGGAACTAGCTGTGGGGCTAGATCTCGGTATCTGTAAAACAGTctgaaatagaaagaaaggctTGTTTAGGGAACAAGTTTTTTTAGACCACTGAGAACCATGTGTTTGCCTTTTCCATATCATTCTTCACATTTTTCATCCTTTACCAGGTGGATGATATCAGTCACTAACATTTAATATACTCTGTAGTTGTTGGTGGAAAAGACAGTATTAAAAAGAACAACACAGTGTAACTGGTGAAAACAAAGCCTTCATGCTTACAGAACTAGGTGAAAATGCTTACACAGGTCAGGCAGCCAAACCACTTCACAAGATACCGTGTATCTGAAAACTGATCTTTACAAAGTTTCAGATTTACTTCTACATTGCCAGCAGTGGTGTTCAGGCACGTAGTGTAGTTATGATTTATGTGTTTATGATAACAAGGCAGAAGACCTTCAGTCTGAAGGTCCACCTAATCAGtttccaaacacacaaaaactTGTGGCAAGGCAAAAGGGATCTGTTTTCCAAATCCACAATGAATGTGACAAAAAATATTGGGCTTAAACTGGAGCATGAAAGATCCAGTTTAAATGTCAGAATGAAACTCTGAATGCCTAAAGCCACGGGCAGGGAGGGAGATCTGGGACCGACTCTAGTAGGTTTTTATCCACCCCAAGTATCTTCCGGTTTTTCCACAGAACTCGGGTTCAAGAGACAGAAAATGTGCATAATAATTTGAATGTATTCACCACTTTTTCAGCATGCTATTTGCTTGAGTCTTGTGCTGGAGTAAGGATCCCATTTACAGCTGTTATCAACAAAACAATAGGACAGAATTTTAAAAGGGATCCTTATCAATAATAAATGTCTTAGTCATGACACAATTATGGTTCTGGCCTCTATTTACTATGTGGAAAGGAGACATATTTAGATTTCAGTTATTACAGAACCATTCGTATTTTATCCTGTATACAATTCACACACAGATATCAAGGTTCTAAGGAGGGACATGCCCTGTACAAAATTGTCACTTGTGTTCTGCCCTTCAGAGAAATTAGCAAATCATGTGTGATGCTATCTTGAGCGACGCAGAAACTGAACACTTCCCTTTCTGTTAGTACGCCCAATGGTCAGGAATGGCAAACGTAACTTCAATATTATGTACGTTACTATCTGGGCAAGTATTTTTAACAAGAGGAGAACAAGTTCAGGTTTTCAGTGAAGACTCTCAGTCCCACATGAACAGAATACCGAACCTGCCTCCATCAGATCTTTTGGCCAGAGACTAAATGCAGTGTTCGATGAGGCACATGAAGGCTTTGGGGAAAATGCACCTTAGAGTATTAGTATAATTATTTACAAGAAGAcgtgaagaaaatgagaagaaaatttgACACAATCATTAAGGTTTTCATAAACCAGGCAAAGTATTCCAAAGAGTATCAGTATACTTTGAAGTGTATGTCAAAACAAGGTGAGAGGAACATGGATGTCACTGGCAAAGTATGcactaaaatataattttttaaatttatttctgataAATAGAGAGAGTCTGGTACCTTAATACAAAATCTAGAATTCTGGCTCAATTTAGGATAGGATAGATAACAGGGTTtgtacgttaaaaaaaaaaaagcaacaaaaatgctCAAATTGTCCAAAGGTATCACTTTAAATTTGtgtaaatccttttaaaaattatttttttaataccgcACCCTATATGTAATCTGTCTTTATAGCAGTGTCTGCCCTTTACCCACAAAATGCATATACAAGACTCACCTCAGAATTTCTTTCCTTGTAAAGAATGTGCAGtcctgtgaaagaagaaaagatagaACATGTAATGACAGTTTTCAACATGCATTGGTACAGTGACTTGAATGAAGTCATATTGTAATATATGTGGCCAAGcatgaaa encodes the following:
- the CIB3 gene encoding calcium and integrin-binding family member 3 isoform X2 encodes the protein MGNKQTVFTPEQLDAYQDCTFFTRKEILRLFYRYRDLAPQLVPLDYTDKPDVTLPYELIGSMPELKDNPFRQRIAEVFSENGDGNMTLDDFLDMFSVLSEMAPRDLKAYYAFKIYDFNNDDYICKSDLEKTVNKLTRNELTPEEVSLVCEKVIYEADVDNDGKLSLEDFQHMIIRAPDFLSTFHIRI
- the CIB3 gene encoding calcium and integrin-binding family member 3 isoform X1, which produces MGNKQTVFTPEQLDAYQDCTFFTRKEILRLFYRYRDLAPQLVPLDYTDKPDVTLPYELIGSMPELKDNPFRQRIAEVFSENGDGNMTLDDFLDMFSVLSEMAPRDLKAYYAFKIYDFNNDDYICKSDLEKTVNKLTRNELTPEEVSLVCEKVIYEADVDNDGKLSLEDFQHMIIRAPDFLRSPLFPDSF